The following coding sequences lie in one Methanopyrus sp. SNP6 genomic window:
- a CDS encoding RsmB/NOP family class I SAM-dependent RNA methyltransferase, producing the protein MGASPPIRAVIGTLVDALTDMEERGYSLKAALRNALRGIDERRHRFVQALAHELVRVLGNVDLVLNNVLRGSTVEDLHPYLRNALRVGTWEIHWRREHPGPVTKAVVDVVKERVGPKHARFANAILRQVERVSPEEVVSSIRDPTARFAARYNFPKWYVELVRSAFDSMDELSRFLEACNRRPARYVRVNTLVSDPEEVVRRLKRRGIEAERDPDVPDVLRVRSAGTPVIKTPEFKKGVVYPQTKASAAVAHAAEPEPGMTVVDLCAAPGGKTTHLAQLMEGCGEIIAIDMHPKRFETLKKRVRQFHADDIVETLRMDARDAPDQLGEGIADLVLVDPPCTGTGSVYSKPEKRWDRETTGEPTKWAQLQWELLKVAVRLLKPGGRVVYSTCSITLTENERLIERLVRRYRDLELVDVPLEWASPGIRMPEARRIWPHRHDTDGFFVARVEA; encoded by the coding sequence ATGGGGGCCTCCCCTCCCATACGCGCCGTCATCGGAACCCTCGTCGACGCGCTCACAGACATGGAAGAGCGAGGTTACTCGCTTAAAGCCGCCCTTCGTAACGCACTTCGCGGTATTGATGAACGCCGACATAGGTTCGTTCAGGCTTTAGCCCACGAGCTCGTACGAGTTCTAGGTAACGTAGACCTAGTCCTCAATAACGTCCTCCGCGGTTCCACGGTCGAGGACCTTCACCCGTATCTCCGTAACGCTTTACGGGTAGGTACGTGGGAGATTCACTGGCGTCGTGAGCACCCTGGGCCAGTCACTAAGGCAGTAGTGGACGTCGTCAAGGAGCGCGTCGGGCCTAAACACGCCCGTTTCGCCAACGCCATTCTCAGGCAGGTGGAGCGTGTGAGCCCCGAGGAAGTCGTAAGTTCCATTAGGGACCCTACGGCCCGCTTCGCGGCCCGTTATAACTTCCCCAAGTGGTACGTGGAGCTCGTGCGCTCGGCCTTTGACAGCATGGACGAGTTGAGCAGGTTCCTGGAAGCCTGCAACCGGAGGCCTGCCCGGTACGTCCGTGTCAACACCTTAGTATCCGACCCTGAAGAAGTCGTGAGACGGCTGAAAAGGAGGGGAATCGAAGCAGAACGGGACCCGGACGTACCAGATGTACTCCGCGTAAGGTCCGCCGGAACACCGGTCATCAAGACTCCGGAGTTCAAGAAGGGCGTAGTATACCCTCAGACGAAGGCCTCCGCAGCCGTCGCTCACGCCGCCGAACCTGAGCCCGGGATGACCGTCGTCGACTTGTGCGCGGCTCCAGGTGGGAAAACCACCCATCTAGCCCAGCTGATGGAAGGTTGCGGGGAGATCATCGCGATCGACATGCACCCGAAGAGGTTCGAGACGCTGAAGAAGCGGGTCAGGCAGTTCCACGCGGACGATATCGTGGAAACACTGCGCATGGACGCGCGCGACGCGCCCGATCAGCTGGGTGAGGGGATCGCGGACTTAGTCCTCGTCGACCCGCCGTGCACGGGCACGGGGTCCGTTTATTCCAAGCCTGAGAAGAGGTGGGATCGGGAGACAACCGGCGAACCGACCAAGTGGGCTCAGCTCCAGTGGGAGCTCCTGAAGGTCGCCGTGAGGCTGCTGAAGCCGGGAGGAAGAGTGGTGTACTCCACTTGTTCGATCACGCTAACTGAGAACGAGCGCTTGATCGAACGTCTCGTTCGGCGCTACCGGGACCTCGAGCTCGTAGACGTCCCGTTGGAATGGGCCTCGCCCGGTATAAGGATGCCGGAAGCTCGCAGGATCTGGCCGCATCGTCACGATACCGACGGTTTCTTCGTGGCCCGAGTTGAGGCGTGA
- a CDS encoding APC family permease: MTGDAELEKVGLKRELTMLGFISTICCTVIGGGINVLTCMIQVKAPGVGPYVPLAFLIGAVPSLVAGIVAGALSAAVPRAGGHYTYVSRLFDPFLAFFSSWSRFVGEIGAFVAIAIGDVALLAAMCKFWGAPGAGNWLNAHTLEVATAIIIFTWLVNVLGIRIYEAVVDVMFFILLTGFFIVVGYGFTHSPAEYLKAIGGTTALKSLISQAGGLPKDVGTLSAIFSAAATLVFAYVGFETGTQAAGEVKKPEKTVFRGMLIALGIITAYYLLYSAAVYHAVPWEYIYAKAALADKAGSNFTVPEAMAPIMPSALAGYVAFVAAIALLSDLPPMFLSTSRMTFAWAYDGMFPKALAKVHKRFGTPHWALTVLMIISVILTWAVGEFLAAVDITTVALLFTYLFICMTGLVWKFVRPDIYEKAPLGDKTKKAVNWLGAIGTVLSLLFLGEIAISDSTSFYWWIALMVPGPFIFYYAYNRTVKKLGPEKARERLMTIPPE; this comes from the coding sequence GTGACCGGAGACGCTGAATTGGAGAAGGTGGGTCTGAAGCGTGAGCTTACCATGTTGGGTTTCATTTCAACGATCTGCTGCACCGTGATCGGAGGAGGAATCAACGTCCTGACGTGTATGATACAAGTCAAGGCACCGGGAGTCGGTCCTTACGTTCCGTTGGCGTTCTTGATCGGAGCCGTTCCGAGCTTAGTAGCCGGTATCGTAGCAGGAGCCCTCAGCGCGGCTGTTCCACGGGCAGGCGGTCACTACACGTACGTGAGCAGACTGTTCGACCCGTTTTTGGCATTCTTCAGCTCTTGGAGCCGATTCGTGGGTGAGATCGGAGCCTTCGTAGCGATCGCGATCGGAGACGTGGCACTGTTGGCTGCGATGTGCAAGTTCTGGGGTGCACCAGGAGCCGGAAACTGGCTCAACGCCCATACCCTCGAAGTGGCGACAGCCATCATCATTTTCACGTGGCTAGTCAACGTCTTAGGAATCCGGATTTATGAAGCCGTCGTCGATGTGATGTTCTTCATCCTACTGACGGGTTTCTTCATCGTCGTCGGGTATGGATTCACACACTCCCCTGCCGAGTACCTCAAGGCGATAGGCGGAACGACCGCACTGAAATCGTTGATATCTCAGGCTGGAGGACTACCGAAAGACGTGGGCACCCTCAGCGCGATATTCTCGGCGGCAGCGACGCTGGTGTTCGCGTATGTAGGTTTCGAGACGGGTACGCAGGCGGCCGGTGAGGTCAAGAAGCCGGAGAAGACTGTGTTCAGAGGCATGCTGATCGCACTGGGAATCATCACGGCGTACTATCTGCTGTACTCGGCCGCGGTGTACCACGCCGTGCCCTGGGAGTACATCTACGCTAAGGCGGCGCTCGCCGACAAGGCTGGCAGTAACTTCACTGTCCCCGAGGCGATGGCTCCGATAATGCCGAGCGCACTCGCGGGATACGTGGCGTTCGTAGCCGCTATCGCGCTGCTAAGCGACCTGCCGCCGATGTTCCTGTCGACTAGCAGGATGACGTTCGCCTGGGCCTACGACGGGATGTTCCCGAAGGCGCTCGCCAAGGTGCACAAGCGCTTCGGTACCCCGCACTGGGCGCTGACGGTCCTAATGATAATCTCGGTGATCCTGACGTGGGCGGTCGGTGAGTTCCTGGCGGCCGTAGACATCACGACGGTAGCACTACTGTTCACATATCTGTTCATCTGTATGACCGGACTGGTCTGGAAGTTCGTGAGACCGGACATCTACGAGAAGGCCCCGTTGGGTGACAAGACCAAGAAGGCTGTTAACTGGTTGGGAGCCATCGGTACCGTGCTGAGTTTACTCTTCCTGGGTGAGATCGCCATCAGCGATTCGACGAGCTTCTACTGGTGGATCGCCCTGATGGTGCCGGGACCGTTCATCTTCTACTACGCGTACAACAGGACCGTGAAGAAGCTGGGTCCGGAGAAGGCCAGGGAGCGCCTAATGACTATACCACCTGAGTAA
- a CDS encoding ASCH domain-containing protein — MTYGISKHIEISGEYRDKLLRGEKRATIRVGRVPGARPGKVVYIHCGGYVYGKVRITNVRTKRVRDLTDEDAKLDGFENREELLKALRDHYPNLRDDDIVTIIEFKWVERFDEPILSEHLPYEGHDPIKIAKLALEEDIPMSPRDRELLELLVECGSIRKAAKALGGLGKRDVIRRAVRKAFRLLKSRGALKGR; from the coding sequence ATGACCTACGGAATCTCGAAGCACATAGAGATAAGTGGTGAGTACAGGGATAAGCTCCTCCGGGGTGAGAAACGAGCGACGATCCGAGTGGGACGTGTTCCTGGAGCGCGACCCGGTAAAGTGGTGTACATTCACTGTGGTGGCTACGTGTACGGAAAAGTCAGGATCACGAACGTTCGAACAAAGAGAGTCAGGGATTTGACGGACGAAGATGCTAAGCTCGACGGGTTCGAAAACCGTGAGGAGTTGCTGAAGGCCCTTCGGGATCACTACCCGAACCTCCGGGACGACGATATTGTCACTATCATCGAGTTCAAATGGGTAGAGCGCTTCGACGAACCCATCCTTTCAGAACACCTTCCGTACGAGGGCCACGATCCTATCAAGATCGCCAAGCTGGCCCTCGAGGAGGATATCCCCATGAGCCCGCGGGACCGTGAGTTATTGGAGCTCTTAGTAGAATGCGGAAGCATTCGTAAGGCCGCCAAAGCGTTAGGCGGCCTCGGAAAGCGGGACGTAATCAGGCGTGCCGTGAGAAAGGCGTTCCGACTTTTAAAGTCCCGCGGAGCGCTCAAAGGTCGGTGA
- the rpsB gene encoding 30S ribosomal protein S2: MSENDDLLVPLNDYLAAGVHIGTQQKTKDMEPFIYRTRADGLHVIDVRKTDERIRIAANFLSMYNTDEILVVSRRYYGQKPVSKFAEATGATAIPGRFVPGTLTNPEYDGYLEPEVIVLTDPRADFQALVEAQSVGIPIVALCDTDNFTGNVDLAIPTNNKGRKALALVYWLLARELLKKLDRLEEDEEFEYDLEDFEGPPPQ, translated from the coding sequence ATGTCTGAAAACGACGATTTGCTCGTTCCGCTGAACGACTACTTGGCGGCAGGCGTGCACATCGGTACCCAGCAGAAAACGAAGGATATGGAACCGTTCATTTACAGGACGCGGGCCGACGGACTCCACGTCATCGACGTACGTAAGACCGACGAGCGCATCCGGATCGCGGCCAACTTCCTGTCCATGTACAATACCGACGAGATACTTGTAGTATCCAGGCGTTATTATGGTCAGAAGCCTGTCAGTAAGTTTGCAGAGGCCACCGGGGCTACCGCGATTCCGGGCAGGTTCGTGCCCGGAACACTGACGAACCCAGAGTACGATGGATATCTGGAGCCCGAGGTGATCGTCCTCACAGATCCGCGTGCGGACTTCCAGGCACTCGTCGAGGCACAGAGCGTCGGGATCCCGATCGTGGCACTGTGCGACACGGACAACTTCACAGGTAACGTGGACCTGGCGATTCCGACGAACAACAAGGGCAGGAAGGCACTGGCCCTGGTGTACTGGCTGTTGGCACGCGAGCTCCTGAAAAAGCTGGATCGTCTGGAGGAAGACGAGGAGTTCGAGTACGATCTGGAGGACTTCGAAGGACCACCCCCGCAGTGA
- a CDS encoding ATP-binding protein, which translates to MPKVVIDYDACVGVSECGECIEACPMDVLDEEDDKPVVVNEDDCTGCGLCEQACPHGAIVVEV; encoded by the coding sequence GTGCCGAAGGTCGTGATCGACTACGATGCGTGCGTCGGAGTATCGGAGTGTGGCGAATGTATCGAAGCCTGTCCAATGGACGTCCTTGATGAGGAGGACGACAAGCCGGTCGTCGTGAACGAGGATGACTGCACCGGCTGTGGCCTCTGCGAGCAAGCTTGTCCACACGGTGCCATTGTAGTCGAGGTGTAA
- a CDS encoding DNA-directed RNA polymerase subunit K → MEDLTRFEIARIVGARALQIAMGSPVLVEVEGDEDPLEIAKREFDEGVVPVVVIRR, encoded by the coding sequence ATGGAGGACTTGACGCGATTCGAGATCGCAAGGATCGTTGGAGCACGTGCCCTCCAGATCGCTATGGGGTCACCAGTGCTGGTAGAGGTCGAAGGAGATGAGGACCCGCTGGAAATTGCTAAAAGGGAGTTCGACGAGGGCGTTGTGCCCGTCGTGGTGATCCGGAGATAG
- a CDS encoding M20 family metallopeptidase, whose product MCARDPPRALQRVNDLELDPIELLKDAVATPSVTGEEHEMVRLLTEVLDEHGVPYEVDDMGNVLAGDLSGLILNAHLDTVPPGDGWEVTDPFDPTIRNGKLYGRGAADCKGGLAAATAAVVQGHYEEVPIGLLATVGEESSSEEDNGALHVCRTRELEARAGIVCEPTDGQVHVGDRGRITLRVTVRGRSAHASTPEMGKNPIEAATRVVEELSKMRPTEYRLPGIGIVRSDLTVTGIETDGPSNVIPEQCEMTVDYRTVPGESAEEVKRRVERAAKRAVPSGFEVSVGVKSASRATVVNVEAPVVKAAVIAARKVGLQGELDFKRGHCDIEYLVHEAGLDAVILGPSGGNIHGPDEWVKVEDVVRCARAYLTCANILPAPY is encoded by the coding sequence GTGTGTGCCCGTGACCCTCCGAGGGCACTTCAGAGGGTGAACGATCTAGAGCTCGACCCGATTGAGCTCCTGAAGGATGCCGTAGCCACTCCGAGTGTGACCGGAGAGGAACACGAGATGGTTCGTCTCCTGACGGAAGTGTTAGACGAACACGGCGTGCCTTACGAGGTAGACGATATGGGCAACGTCCTCGCTGGTGATCTGAGCGGGCTGATACTGAACGCGCACCTCGACACGGTCCCTCCTGGTGACGGGTGGGAAGTTACGGACCCTTTCGATCCCACAATCCGCAACGGGAAGCTGTACGGACGCGGTGCGGCCGACTGTAAGGGAGGACTGGCAGCTGCGACGGCGGCGGTGGTTCAAGGGCACTACGAGGAAGTGCCGATAGGCTTGTTGGCGACTGTCGGGGAGGAATCGAGTAGTGAAGAGGACAACGGGGCCCTCCACGTCTGCAGGACCCGTGAGTTAGAGGCCCGAGCCGGAATAGTGTGTGAGCCGACGGACGGTCAAGTTCACGTGGGTGATCGTGGGAGGATTACCCTTCGAGTCACGGTGCGTGGTCGCAGTGCCCACGCCTCGACCCCGGAAATGGGGAAGAATCCCATAGAGGCCGCAACTCGCGTCGTGGAGGAACTCTCCAAGATGAGACCCACGGAGTACAGGCTGCCGGGAATCGGCATCGTGAGGTCGGACTTAACGGTCACTGGAATCGAAACGGACGGACCTTCGAACGTGATACCGGAGCAGTGCGAGATGACCGTGGATTACAGAACGGTACCTGGGGAGAGTGCGGAAGAAGTGAAGAGGCGAGTCGAAAGGGCCGCCAAGCGGGCCGTACCCTCGGGGTTCGAAGTGAGTGTGGGTGTAAAGTCGGCTTCTCGGGCCACAGTTGTGAACGTTGAGGCGCCAGTGGTTAAGGCCGCGGTAATCGCCGCTCGTAAGGTCGGCTTACAGGGTGAGCTAGATTTCAAGCGGGGGCACTGTGACATCGAGTACTTGGTGCATGAAGCCGGACTAGACGCCGTTATACTGGGTCCCAGCGGTGGAAACATACACGGACCGGACGAGTGGGTCAAAGTGGAGGATGTGGTGCGATGCGCCAGAGCCTATCTGACGTGTGCGAACATCCTCCCTGCACCTTACTAG
- a CDS encoding DUF1611 domain-containing protein → MEHPEVTRAVMVPFTKVAAGILRFADIEIVGICDYRDRKVGKTTKELVGDDVPEFEIRPIEDLGELLEEAEWLIWTKEVFDEDVHYLKWREAVDEAVVKGVNVYNMGRLHMVAQDPNWRLEAHKRGVQYFDTSDPELYLEYLHYGMKAREEGVNADVVSIVGTGRRTGKFTTLNTARRILEEEGINVRSVGTEPSSLLTGSEAMVIPQVLPMAHAAGTVYGAVKKLDEEYEPDLILVGAQTGITADPLEVGTGRGGSLAALTILLGSDPDRVVVTTRPELLNELQDVVEVVTLLTGARVQFVSVNGKDYCEEEVREVCERIEDEFGLPAADPIKMEEEFSDLVLDLMAPG, encoded by the coding sequence TTGGAACATCCCGAAGTCACTCGGGCCGTGATGGTGCCGTTCACTAAGGTTGCCGCCGGGATCCTGAGGTTCGCAGACATCGAGATCGTCGGTATTTGCGACTATCGGGATAGGAAGGTCGGAAAAACAACCAAAGAGCTGGTAGGTGACGACGTTCCCGAGTTCGAGATAAGACCGATAGAGGATCTCGGGGAACTACTCGAGGAAGCGGAGTGGCTGATATGGACCAAGGAAGTCTTCGATGAGGACGTGCATTACCTCAAATGGAGAGAGGCTGTGGACGAGGCCGTCGTGAAAGGCGTTAATGTGTACAACATGGGTCGTCTCCACATGGTTGCTCAGGATCCGAACTGGAGGTTAGAAGCCCATAAGAGAGGGGTCCAGTACTTTGACACGAGCGATCCCGAACTGTACTTGGAATACCTCCACTACGGAATGAAGGCGCGTGAGGAGGGCGTGAACGCCGATGTAGTTTCGATCGTAGGTACAGGCCGCCGTACAGGGAAGTTCACCACCTTGAACACTGCCAGGAGGATCTTGGAGGAAGAGGGTATCAACGTACGCTCGGTAGGGACCGAACCTAGCAGCCTGCTTACGGGTTCGGAGGCTATGGTAATCCCACAGGTCCTACCGATGGCTCACGCGGCCGGTACCGTCTACGGTGCAGTGAAGAAGCTGGACGAGGAGTACGAACCCGACTTGATCCTCGTGGGTGCGCAGACAGGGATCACCGCTGACCCGTTAGAAGTGGGGACGGGACGTGGTGGGTCCCTAGCCGCTCTCACTATCTTACTAGGTAGCGACCCGGACCGCGTAGTCGTAACCACACGACCGGAGCTGCTTAACGAGCTCCAGGACGTCGTCGAAGTGGTCACGCTGCTCACGGGAGCGAGGGTGCAGTTCGTGAGCGTGAACGGCAAGGACTATTGTGAGGAAGAAGTCCGCGAAGTGTGTGAAAGGATCGAGGACGAGTTCGGACTGCCGGCGGCCGATCCGATTAAGATGGAGGAAGAGTTCAGCGACTTGGTCCTAGACTTGATGGCTCCCGGCTAG
- a CDS encoding DNA-directed DNA polymerase II small subunit: protein MKSEKAKQLARKVAEEYGVLLTPEALRKLRDDDIPEMLERSDEVDLPVFTAKLIRGEVDPDFLEGMEGDVYEILGAEESEEEHEARPRVERPSKLPPAAEVDAEVEILEEVRSVSADGSVKGFVAHFRDRLEKLRPLVKAKLDGEWVKNIEELVERARREPGNYCVAGVVTDLRETERAFLLDLEDEVGKVRVVISKSKAPKISEKVRRDVAPGMVIGVKGFAKVERGPVVFVGDRYGEVTLPGEGDRKSRVPAVEDDVKAVFIGDVHIGSKKFREDLFRRFLEWLNNPNDSVAGHVKYVIVTGDVVDGIGIYPGQREELEIADIDEQYQRFAEYLELLPDWIEVIVIPGNHDAIRQALPQPSLSSSDPAQPLTELDGVHLPSNPALVRIHGELDVLLFHGQSLDDIIIDHPDAEHNPDGVRKAVKLCLRARHLVPIYGGSVPIAPLPEDRLVIRKFPHVLAVGHTHVSAVEVWNGCNVISTATFQEQTEFQKKVGISPTVGRVIVLNMRRDEYENPKRRFTIVDLTD from the coding sequence GTGAAAAGTGAAAAGGCTAAACAACTGGCGCGCAAGGTCGCGGAAGAGTACGGCGTACTCCTAACACCCGAAGCGCTCCGGAAGCTGAGAGACGACGATATCCCCGAAATGCTTGAGAGGTCGGATGAAGTGGATCTTCCCGTGTTCACCGCCAAGCTGATTCGAGGAGAGGTGGATCCGGACTTCCTCGAGGGGATGGAAGGGGACGTTTACGAAATACTCGGAGCGGAAGAAAGTGAAGAGGAACATGAGGCGCGCCCGCGGGTGGAGCGTCCCTCCAAGTTGCCCCCTGCCGCCGAGGTCGATGCGGAAGTGGAAATCCTCGAAGAGGTACGTTCCGTGTCCGCGGACGGTAGTGTGAAGGGATTCGTGGCGCACTTCCGAGATCGCCTCGAGAAACTCCGACCGCTCGTTAAAGCCAAGCTCGACGGGGAATGGGTAAAGAACATCGAGGAGCTCGTGGAGCGGGCGCGCCGTGAGCCCGGGAATTACTGCGTCGCCGGAGTGGTGACGGATTTACGGGAAACGGAGCGCGCGTTCTTGCTCGACTTGGAGGATGAAGTGGGAAAGGTCAGGGTGGTGATCTCGAAATCTAAAGCCCCGAAAATCTCGGAGAAGGTCAGGCGAGACGTCGCTCCCGGGATGGTGATCGGTGTCAAAGGGTTCGCCAAAGTCGAGCGCGGTCCTGTTGTGTTCGTCGGCGACCGGTACGGTGAGGTGACGTTACCGGGTGAGGGAGACCGTAAGAGTCGAGTTCCGGCCGTGGAGGACGACGTGAAGGCCGTCTTCATCGGAGACGTGCACATCGGATCGAAGAAGTTCAGGGAGGATCTCTTCCGCAGGTTCTTGGAATGGTTGAACAACCCGAACGACTCCGTAGCTGGTCACGTGAAGTACGTCATAGTGACCGGAGACGTGGTCGACGGGATCGGGATTTACCCAGGTCAGCGCGAAGAGCTCGAGATCGCAGATATAGACGAGCAATACCAGCGGTTCGCGGAGTACCTGGAACTCCTGCCGGACTGGATCGAAGTGATCGTGATACCGGGGAACCACGATGCCATCCGACAAGCGCTCCCACAGCCGAGCCTCAGCTCCTCGGATCCGGCTCAACCACTCACCGAGCTCGACGGCGTTCACTTGCCGTCCAACCCTGCGCTCGTGCGGATCCACGGAGAACTAGACGTACTCCTGTTCCACGGGCAGTCCCTGGACGATATAATCATCGATCACCCCGACGCGGAACACAACCCAGACGGGGTGAGGAAAGCTGTCAAGCTGTGCCTCCGCGCGCGTCACCTGGTACCTATATACGGGGGGTCCGTCCCGATAGCTCCACTTCCAGAGGATCGCCTAGTGATACGGAAATTTCCGCACGTCCTCGCCGTGGGACACACCCACGTGAGCGCTGTCGAGGTCTGGAACGGTTGTAACGTGATATCGACGGCGACTTTCCAAGAACAGACTGAGTTCCAGAAAAAGGTCGGGATAAGTCCCACGGTTGGCCGCGTCATCGTGCTGAACATGCGTCGAGATGAGTACGAGAACCCGAAGCGTAGGTTTACAATCGTGGATCTCACCGATTGA
- a CDS encoding class II aldolase/adducin family protein: protein MKVPSSSFAGLRRTVAELCKEVHRTGLTIGGSGNVSVRSGRYVAVSPSGFRLSDVRPRHVPIVDIEGREVLGVTKPTSELLMHLSIYREVGNGVIIHTHSPYLTVLVHSGNRPLETEDIRRSVGEIVWVEYQPPGSERLAEAVAEVARKPMVAALERHGGLVVADRPDAALRLAEALEGAARLAVFKLHP from the coding sequence ATGAAAGTGCCCTCTAGCTCGTTTGCGGGATTGAGGAGAACCGTCGCAGAACTGTGTAAGGAAGTACATCGGACCGGTCTTACGATAGGAGGATCAGGGAACGTTAGCGTGCGCTCCGGTCGCTACGTAGCGGTATCGCCCTCCGGGTTCAGGTTGTCCGATGTGCGCCCGCGGCACGTGCCGATCGTCGACATAGAGGGTCGCGAAGTCCTGGGGGTCACGAAACCCACATCGGAACTGCTCATGCACTTATCCATCTACCGGGAAGTCGGTAATGGGGTCATAATTCACACTCATTCACCATACTTGACGGTGCTGGTTCACTCCGGGAACCGCCCGCTGGAGACGGAGGACATACGGAGATCCGTCGGAGAAATCGTATGGGTGGAATACCAGCCGCCCGGAAGCGAGCGTCTAGCTGAAGCCGTGGCGGAAGTAGCCCGTAAACCCATGGTAGCCGCACTGGAGCGTCATGGCGGCCTCGTCGTCGCGGATAGACCCGATGCGGCCTTGAGACTCGCGGAAGCCTTAGAAGGGGCAGCCAGGTTGGCGGTATTTAAACTTCATCCTTAA
- a CDS encoding UPF0147 family protein, translated as MSDYEEKFEQCCTLLEQRIIQDDQIPRNVRRAAKQAIEALKEEGQSPGVRASTAISTLEEVVNDQNTPEYARTVLLQVIATLEQVKDEV; from the coding sequence TTGTCGGACTACGAGGAGAAGTTCGAACAGTGTTGCACCCTGTTGGAACAGCGGATTATCCAAGACGACCAGATCCCGAGGAACGTGCGCCGCGCGGCTAAGCAGGCGATCGAGGCGTTGAAAGAAGAGGGACAGTCCCCAGGCGTCCGGGCCAGCACGGCTATCTCTACCCTGGAGGAAGTTGTAAACGACCAAAACACGCCCGAATACGCCCGCACCGTGCTCTTGCAAGTGATAGCGACCCTCGAACAAGTTAAGGATGAAGTTTAA
- a CDS encoding sigma factor-like helix-turn-helix DNA-binding protein — MRSVTNRDVIEVLMNVYNLTERQATVSVMRSEGMSYREIAEELGITVSGVRNHLEQARMKMKVDNDFQMARIIGKLEMSLGPALVIAIVPVDKSEDVINRLIQEGEGVTEMTGRGGYTGEEQSVLFIITENEKNVREIIEEEVGREVPMFVMRAPTAFPSH, encoded by the coding sequence ATGCGTTCCGTGACAAACCGAGACGTAATCGAGGTGCTGATGAACGTATACAACTTGACAGAACGGCAGGCTACAGTCTCGGTCATGAGATCGGAAGGGATGTCGTATCGGGAAATAGCTGAGGAGCTAGGCATTACGGTATCGGGTGTAAGAAATCACTTAGAACAGGCTCGGATGAAGATGAAAGTAGATAATGACTTCCAAATGGCTAGGATCATAGGCAAGCTCGAAATGAGTTTAGGACCGGCGCTAGTTATTGCTATAGTGCCGGTCGATAAGTCGGAGGATGTGATCAATAGACTAATTCAGGAAGGCGAAGGAGTTACGGAAATGACTGGACGTGGCGGGTACACAGGTGAAGAACAATCCGTCCTGTTTATTATCACAGAGAACGAGAAGAATGTGCGTGAGATCATTGAAGAGGAGGTTGGACGAGAAGTCCCGATGTTCGTGATGAGGGCACCGACAGCGTTCCCTTCACACTGA
- a CDS encoding Sjogren's syndrome/scleroderma autoantigen 1 family protein: MAERLLAGHKMLGIHCPECKVPLFQDPKTGTVSCPICGTEFEVIEEEKAEKVKREAKERRKRAENGKRKTKRVKKKLDSGKEEREPEKEKQKRRQELRSGEDVQKVVLQVVTTRLKRAAETKDPEHALRELEVAEKALEILKKL, translated from the coding sequence ATGGCGGAACGATTGCTCGCGGGACACAAAATGCTTGGTATCCACTGCCCCGAGTGTAAGGTACCGCTGTTCCAGGACCCGAAAACGGGAACCGTGAGCTGCCCAATCTGCGGAACGGAGTTCGAGGTGATAGAAGAGGAGAAGGCGGAGAAAGTCAAGAGAGAAGCGAAGGAGCGCAGGAAGCGGGCCGAAAATGGGAAAAGGAAAACGAAGCGGGTGAAAAAGAAACTGGATAGTGGCAAAGAGGAACGGGAACCTGAGAAGGAAAAACAGAAACGTAGGCAGGAGCTCCGAAGTGGTGAGGACGTACAGAAGGTTGTCCTTCAAGTGGTCACCACCAGGTTGAAGCGGGCCGCCGAGACGAAAGATCCGGAACACGCTTTGCGGGAGCTGGAAGTTGCCGAGAAGGCACTCGAGATTCTCAAAAAGCTGTAA